From one Lolium rigidum isolate FL_2022 chromosome 4, APGP_CSIRO_Lrig_0.1, whole genome shotgun sequence genomic stretch:
- the LOC124706984 gene encoding protein PELOTA 1-like codes for MKLVTRNLVPNGPGSVKLLPQIEDDLWDAYNLIAVGDTVEAVTVRKIGGRDTERVKLTLEIAVQSVEYATEDSLMRVRGKNQTKNEYVQIGQYHTLELEIKRPFILRKEVWDWPALDRIQQSCDETAANADLAVLLMQEGLAHLFLVGRSVTATRARIEVPIPRKHGCAMAAYDTALNDFFGRVLDAFLNHVDFGLVQCVVIASPGFTKDQFRDYMLLQATRRGDMRAVTENKARIVLARAPSGYPHSLKDVLGEKSVMAQIKDTKAAQEVPAMQEFYDMITKDSDRACYGPKHVELANERLAIKTLLLTDTWFRSPDVAARRKYVDLAESVKKLGGTVRVFSSMNVSGHQLEQVTGIAAVLRFPLPDLDHIEM; via the coding sequence ATGAAGCTCGTCACGCGAAACCTCGTCCCCAACGGGCCCGGCTCCGTCAAGCTGCTGCCGCAGATTGAGGACGACCTGTGGGACGCGTACAACCTCATCGCCGTCGGCGACACCGTGGAGGCCGTGACGGTGCGGAAGATCGGGGGCCGCGACACGGAGCGCGTTAAGCTGACGCTGGAGATCGCGGTGCAGTCGGTGGAGTACGCCACGGAGGACTCGCTGATGCGCGTGCGCGGCAAGAACCAGACCAAGAACGAGTACGTCCAGATCGGGCAGTACCACACGCTGGAGCTGGAGATCAAGCGTCCCTTCATCCTGCGCAAGGAGGTGTGGGACTGGCCGGCGCTCGACAGGATCCAGCAGTCGTGCGACGAGACGGCCGCCAACGCCGACCTGGCGGTGCTCCTCATGCAGGAGGGGCTCGCCCACCTCTTCCTCGTGGGGCGGAGCGTCACGGCCACCAGAGCCCGCATCGAGGTCCCCATCCCCAGGAAGCACGGCTGCGCCATGGCCGCCTACGACACGGCGCTCAACGACTTCTTCGGCCGCGTGCTCGACGCCTTCCTCAACCACGTCGACTTCGGGCTCGTCCAGTGCGTCGTCATCGCCAGCCCCGGATTCACCAAGGACCAGTTCCGCGACTACATGCTCCTGCAGGCCACGCGGCGGGGCGACATGCGCGCCGTCACCGAGAAcaaggcgcgcatcgtgctcgccAGGGCGCCCTCGGGGTACCCGCACAGCCTCAAGGACGTCCTGGGCGAGAAGAGCGTCATGGCGCAGATCAAGGACACCAAGGCCGCGCAGGAGGTCCCGGCCATGCAGGAGTTCTACGACATGATCACCAAGGACTCGGACCGGGCCTGCTACGGCCCCAAACACGTGGAGCTTGCGAATGAGCGGCTGGCCATCAAGACTCTGCTGCTCACGGATACTTGGTTCAGGAGCCCCGATGTTGCCGCCAGACGCAAGTATGTCGACCTCGCCGAGTCCGTCAAGAAGCTCGGCGGCACCGTGCGGGTCTTTTCGTCCATGAATGTCTCCGGCCATCAGCTCGAGCAGGTCACGGGAATAGCTGCCGTACTTCGTTTCCCCCTTCCCGATTTGGACCACATCGAGATGTGA